A window of the Thermogemmatispora onikobensis genome harbors these coding sequences:
- the leuD gene encoding 3-isopropylmalate dehydratase small subunit, whose protein sequence is MEPFTRLKGLVAPLNRTNVNTDEITPARFLKTISRTGFAQALFANWRYLGDDQTPNPDFVLNQPRYQGATILLAGDNFGCGSSREHAPWAIREYGFRCVIAPSFADIFYNNCFNNGILPVTLPEPTVLELFKEVEATEGYTLEVDLETQTVTTPEGRVFQFPIDAFRKQAMLQGLDNIGWTLSHLDEIRAFEERRQQEAPWVFSLK, encoded by the coding sequence ATGGAACCCTTTACCCGCCTGAAGGGGCTGGTCGCCCCGCTGAATCGGACTAACGTCAATACGGATGAGATTACGCCGGCACGCTTCTTGAAGACGATTAGCCGCACCGGCTTCGCCCAGGCCCTGTTTGCTAACTGGCGCTACCTGGGCGACGATCAGACGCCCAACCCCGATTTTGTCCTCAATCAGCCCCGCTATCAGGGGGCGACGATCTTGCTGGCCGGCGATAATTTCGGCTGCGGCTCTTCGCGCGAACATGCCCCCTGGGCGATCCGCGAGTACGGTTTCCGCTGCGTGATCGCTCCCAGCTTCGCCGATATCTTCTACAATAACTGCTTCAACAATGGTATTCTGCCGGTGACACTCCCCGAGCCAACGGTGCTGGAGCTGTTCAAGGAGGTCGAGGCGACCGAAGGCTATACCCTGGAGGTCGATCTGGAGACCCAGACGGTGACGACGCCCGAGGGGCGCGTCTTCCAGTTCCCGATCGATGCTTTCCGCAAGCAGGCTATGCTGCAGGGCCTCGACAATATCGGCTGGACGCTCTCGCATCTCGATGAGATCCGCGCCTTTGAGGAGCGTCGGCAGCAAGAAGCTCCCTGGGTCTTCAGCCTCAAGTGA
- the leuC gene encoding 3-isopropylmalate dehydratase large subunit — protein MPKSMFEKIWEAHVVRDVPGESTILYIDRHLVHEATSPQAFAGLRAAGRKVRRPDATIAVLDHNVPTLQVRGRRVLELVDQASALCITTMEQHAREFGITLFDMNDERQGIVHIIGPEQGLTLPGMTIVCGDSHTSTHGAVGALAFGIGTSEIEHVLATQCLLQKKPRSMNIRIEGSLGPGITAKDIALYMIGRLGTGVGTGHVVEFSGSAVRSLSMEGRMTLCNMAIEAGARAGMVAPDETTFAYLKGRPFAPKGALFEKAVEAWKQLPSDPGAHFDTVHEINIDGLAPQVTWGTNPGMVADVTGRVPDPADESDPQKRRAYERALEYMGLEPGQKITDIRVDTVFIGSCTNSRLEDLRLAAQMVKGRHVAPGVRALVVPGSMQVRRMAEEEGLADIFREAGFEWRASGCSMCIAMNGDRLSEGERCASTSNRNFEGRQGKGGRTHLVSPPMAAAAAIAGHFVDIRDF, from the coding sequence ATGCCAAAGTCCATGTTTGAGAAGATCTGGGAAGCGCATGTTGTGCGAGACGTTCCCGGAGAGTCGACTATTCTCTATATCGACCGTCACCTGGTGCATGAGGCGACCTCGCCGCAGGCTTTCGCTGGCCTCAGAGCGGCGGGACGCAAGGTCAGGCGTCCTGATGCCACGATTGCGGTGCTTGACCACAACGTGCCGACCCTCCAGGTGCGCGGCAGGCGGGTGCTGGAGCTTGTGGATCAGGCGAGTGCGCTCTGCATCACGACGATGGAGCAGCACGCCCGCGAGTTCGGCATTACCCTCTTCGATATGAACGATGAGCGTCAGGGGATCGTGCACATTATCGGCCCCGAGCAGGGTCTGACGCTTCCCGGCATGACCATCGTCTGTGGCGATTCGCATACCTCGACGCATGGGGCAGTAGGCGCGCTGGCCTTTGGCATCGGCACCAGCGAGATCGAGCATGTGCTGGCGACGCAGTGCCTGTTGCAGAAGAAGCCACGCTCGATGAATATCCGCATCGAGGGAAGCCTCGGCCCGGGCATTACGGCCAAGGATATCGCGCTCTATATGATTGGGCGCCTGGGCACGGGCGTGGGTACGGGCCATGTGGTTGAGTTCAGCGGCTCGGCGGTGCGCAGTCTCTCGATGGAGGGCCGCATGACGCTCTGTAACATGGCCATCGAGGCGGGCGCGCGCGCTGGCATGGTGGCCCCCGACGAGACGACCTTTGCGTATCTGAAAGGCCGCCCCTTCGCTCCCAAAGGCGCCCTCTTCGAGAAGGCAGTCGAGGCCTGGAAGCAGCTGCCGAGCGATCCCGGTGCCCACTTCGATACGGTGCACGAGATCAATATCGACGGGCTGGCCCCGCAAGTGACCTGGGGTACCAATCCGGGGATGGTGGCCGATGTGACCGGTCGTGTGCCCGATCCCGCCGACGAGTCTGATCCACAGAAGCGCCGTGCCTATGAGCGCGCGCTGGAGTATATGGGCCTGGAGCCGGGCCAGAAGATTACCGATATCCGCGTCGATACGGTCTTTATTGGCTCCTGCACGAATTCACGCCTCGAAGACCTGCGCCTGGCAGCGCAGATGGTCAAGGGCCGCCATGTGGCGCCAGGTGTGCGGGCCCTGGTGGTGCCCGGTTCGATGCAGGTGCGGCGCATGGCTGAGGAGGAGGGCCTGGCCGATATTTTCCGCGAGGCCGGTTTCGAGTGGCGCGCCTCCGGCTGTAGCATGTGCATCGCCATGAATGGCGACCGCTTGAGCGAGGGCGAGCGCTGTGCCTCCACAAGCAACCGCAATTTCGAGGGCCGGCAGGGCAAGGGTGGACGTACCCATCTGGTGAGTCCTCCAATGGCCGCCGCCGCTGCAATCGCGGGCCACTTTGTCGATATCCGCGATTTCTAG
- a CDS encoding PLP-dependent cysteine synthase family protein — protein MYYGSILETVGNTPLIELKSFSPRPRVRIFAKMEGSNPSGSIKDRIALKMIEDAEARGLLKPDSILLEPTSGNTGVALALIATMKGYRFTAVVSEKGTQDKRRMLELYGATVITSPGAAGSNGAIRLAQEIARDDPRYVMLFQYGNEANPAAHYETTGVELLRDLPDVSVVVAGLGSGGTLTGIGRRLKEHNPTIRIIGAEPVQGDSIQGLRNLADGFVPPVLDLGVIDERLLVSSQQAWERTRQLKEQEGIFAGPSSGAVLDVALRVAEHMEEGKIVIILADGGWKYLSEPRWLVQPAGQSEHTTISLQPSLC, from the coding sequence ATGTATTACGGCAGCATATTGGAAACAGTAGGCAACACCCCCCTGATTGAACTGAAGAGCTTTAGCCCACGCCCGCGTGTGCGCATCTTCGCCAAGATGGAAGGCTCCAATCCTTCGGGGAGCATCAAGGATCGCATCGCCCTCAAGATGATCGAGGATGCCGAGGCCCGTGGCCTGCTCAAGCCGGACTCGATCTTGCTGGAGCCGACCAGCGGCAACACAGGCGTGGCTCTGGCCTTGATCGCCACGATGAAAGGCTACCGCTTCACAGCGGTGGTCTCGGAGAAGGGGACACAGGATAAGCGGCGCATGCTGGAGCTCTACGGGGCCACAGTGATTACTTCGCCGGGCGCGGCGGGCAGCAACGGCGCCATCCGCCTGGCTCAGGAGATCGCGCGAGATGATCCGCGCTACGTGATGCTCTTCCAATACGGGAACGAGGCCAATCCCGCCGCCCATTATGAGACCACCGGGGTGGAGCTGCTGCGCGATCTGCCCGATGTCAGCGTGGTGGTGGCTGGCCTCGGCTCCGGCGGCACCCTGACCGGCATCGGGCGCCGCCTCAAAGAACACAACCCGACCATCCGCATCATCGGGGCCGAGCCGGTCCAGGGTGACAGCATCCAGGGTCTGCGCAACCTGGCCGATGGCTTCGTTCCCCCGGTGCTGGATCTAGGCGTCATCGATGAGCGCCTGCTGGTCTCCAGTCAACAAGCCTGGGAGCGCACGCGACAGCTCAAGGAGCAAGAAGGGATCTTTGCCGGCCCGTCGAGCGGGGCCGTGCTGGACGTGGCTCTGCGCGTGGCTGAGCACATGGAAGAAGGTAAGATTGTGATCATCCTGGCCGACGGCGGCTGGAAGTACCTGAGCGAGCCACGCTGGCTCGTGCAGCCCGCCGGTCAGAGCGAGCATACTACCATCTCCCTGCAACCTTCGCTCTGCTGA
- a CDS encoding pyridoxal phosphate-dependent decarboxylase family protein, giving the protein MTVTGFITGTGLAFEPERLRRYGDLVLDELERYLSGIEERPVWQPLPVEIRQQISGQALPEEGQPFEETLTLLRELILPYPQGNGHPRFAGWINSAPSHASILLKPLAAAMNPNCGIGDHAGQELERCAVHWMMELAGLPTEGSAGVFVSGGSEANFTCLQAARYWAAEQDGWNVRREGLQGHHPPLVLYQSDQGHFSIRRSVEAMGLGSAAIHIVPSTPDYRMDLAALERRIHEDRAAGLRPFCVAATAGTVETGAIDPLQELAELCHAEGLWLHVDGAYGAFGILDERVAPLYRGIDQVDSLATDQHKWLSVPIDCGCALVRHGSALHDAFRLTQSDDEDDATWMSEYTLQRTRRFRALDAWATVRTAGRAGLARAISNNISLARLLAREVVAQSELELISGGPLSIVRFRYAPPALRDEPTLLNRLNRQLAREIQRRGRVFLTSTRLRGQELLRACLVHYATTANDIQVMVDEVLTVGRALCDL; this is encoded by the coding sequence ATGACCGTAACAGGCTTTATCACTGGTACAGGCCTCGCCTTCGAGCCGGAGCGCCTGCGCCGCTACGGCGACCTGGTTCTCGACGAGCTGGAGCGCTATCTGAGCGGCATTGAGGAGCGTCCCGTCTGGCAGCCTCTGCCTGTAGAGATACGTCAGCAGATCAGCGGGCAAGCGCTCCCCGAAGAGGGGCAGCCTTTTGAAGAGACGCTGACGCTGCTGCGCGAGCTGATTCTGCCCTATCCCCAGGGTAATGGCCATCCGCGCTTCGCCGGCTGGATCAATTCGGCCCCTTCGCACGCCAGCATTCTGCTCAAGCCGCTGGCGGCGGCAATGAATCCCAACTGCGGCATCGGCGATCACGCTGGCCAGGAACTGGAGCGCTGCGCTGTCCACTGGATGATGGAACTGGCCGGCCTCCCGACCGAAGGCAGCGCCGGCGTCTTTGTCAGTGGCGGCTCCGAGGCCAACTTTACCTGTCTGCAGGCCGCCCGCTACTGGGCCGCCGAACAAGACGGCTGGAACGTACGCCGCGAGGGTCTGCAGGGCCACCATCCACCACTTGTGCTCTACCAGTCCGATCAGGGTCACTTCAGCATTCGCCGCTCGGTCGAAGCGATGGGCCTGGGTAGCGCGGCGATCCATATCGTGCCCTCCACCCCAGACTATCGCATGGACCTGGCGGCCCTGGAGCGCCGCATCCACGAGGACCGCGCCGCCGGGCTGCGCCCGTTCTGCGTGGCGGCCACCGCCGGCACCGTCGAGACCGGGGCCATTGACCCGCTCCAGGAGCTGGCTGAGCTATGCCACGCCGAGGGCCTCTGGTTGCACGTCGACGGAGCCTACGGCGCCTTCGGCATCCTCGACGAGCGAGTCGCCCCGCTCTATCGCGGCATCGATCAGGTCGACTCGCTGGCCACCGACCAGCATAAGTGGCTCTCGGTCCCCATCGACTGCGGCTGCGCCCTTGTGCGCCACGGCTCCGCTCTGCATGACGCTTTCCGCCTCACTCAGAGCGACGACGAGGACGATGCCACCTGGATGTCTGAATATACCTTACAGCGCACGCGCCGCTTCCGCGCGCTCGACGCCTGGGCTACTGTACGCACGGCGGGCCGCGCCGGCCTGGCCCGCGCCATCAGCAACAATATCAGCCTGGCCCGTCTGCTGGCGCGCGAGGTCGTGGCCCAGTCTGAGCTGGAACTGATCTCGGGTGGTCCCCTGAGCATCGTGCGCTTCCGCTACGCTCCGCCCGCCCTGCGCGATGAGCCGACGCTGCTCAACCGCCTCAATCGGCAACTGGCGCGTGAGATCCAGCGCCGCGGACGGGTCTTTCTGACCAGCACCCGCCTGCGCGGTCAGGAGCTGCTGCGCGCCTGCCTGGTGCACTACGCCACGACCGCCAACGATATCCAGGTCATGGTCGATGAGGTCCTGACCGTCGGCAGGGCGCTCTGCGATCTCTGA